In a genomic window of Streptomyces koelreuteriae:
- a CDS encoding tetratricopeptide repeat protein, producing MAQPGPSMQDLIRQRTRAGFVGRSAERALFRANFATALHDERHRFRFHVHGNAGVGKTFLVRELEQIAREQGALTAYVDDSAGSVPEVMAEISRQFAAQGHRLKELNRLLAAHEERRHEAALAALATLDGQAADTGPSTGGRAVARGGMIALGMVPVVGPLAGMLDAEQFAGGVDRFRESVMARFRNHEDVQLVFAPEQVLTPVLLRELADAAASAPWIALFLDTYERTAPYLDHWLHETMTTDRHGAVPATLVVVTAGQRPLGATRWGGVRDFVAEVPLAPFTEDEARGLLAGKGVTAEPVVEEVLRLSGGLPVLVSTLAESRPTDADDVGDPSATAVDRFLKWEQDPARRAAALSCALPRWLDGDVFRAAADCPEEELASLYTWLRGMPFVVERGGGRLRYHDVVRAPMLRAERRRSPREWAGRQRRLARTFREWREETGRGLEDLWADDTWRDLRQAEAYHLLCAGDRDALPQALRDFVHACGAGEVMAVRWARVLVDAGQDADAEPVAEWGRKLTTALDTESIAAALALLLSHAALDAPDQARARVIRGDELRGAGAYTDALAEYDRAVALDPDLAVAYRYRAGIRGDLGDHDAAIADLDRAVALEPNHAGYVALRGEHHRIARHDTEALRDLTEAIRLDPANDFAWASRGATHERRGDLDAALSDLGRSLDLKPDYAWALARRARVWRSLGDSARQLADLDRALALTPDWPWARCERGDALRTAGRDEEAVADLTHALALDPAYTSAYASRGASLAHLGRHTEALADLNRAVELRPTYVWALCRRAALHATMDQHQQARADVEHVRDLDPGALQRLPDPDRAVLGPFLTG from the coding sequence ATGGCGCAGCCGGGACCGTCGATGCAGGACCTGATACGGCAACGCACCCGGGCCGGCTTCGTCGGCAGGAGCGCCGAACGGGCCCTGTTCCGCGCCAACTTCGCCACCGCCCTGCACGACGAACGCCACCGCTTCCGCTTCCATGTGCACGGCAACGCGGGCGTCGGAAAGACCTTTCTGGTGCGGGAGTTGGAGCAGATCGCCCGTGAACAGGGCGCGCTGACCGCGTACGTGGACGACAGCGCCGGCAGCGTGCCGGAGGTGATGGCGGAGATCAGCCGTCAGTTCGCCGCGCAGGGGCACAGGCTGAAGGAACTGAACCGCCTGCTCGCCGCCCACGAGGAGCGCCGCCACGAGGCGGCTCTGGCCGCCCTCGCCACCCTCGACGGGCAGGCGGCGGACACCGGCCCGTCGACGGGCGGGAGAGCGGTGGCCCGGGGCGGAATGATCGCGCTGGGGATGGTCCCGGTCGTCGGCCCCCTCGCGGGCATGCTCGACGCGGAGCAGTTCGCGGGCGGAGTGGACCGGTTCCGCGAGAGCGTCATGGCCCGCTTCCGCAACCACGAGGACGTGCAACTGGTCTTCGCCCCGGAGCAGGTGCTGACCCCGGTGCTCCTGCGCGAACTCGCGGACGCGGCGGCGTCGGCCCCCTGGATCGCCCTCTTCCTCGACACGTACGAGCGCACGGCCCCGTATCTGGACCACTGGCTGCACGAGACGATGACGACCGACCGCCACGGGGCCGTCCCCGCCACACTCGTCGTGGTCACGGCGGGCCAACGCCCCCTGGGCGCGACCCGCTGGGGCGGGGTGCGGGACTTCGTGGCGGAAGTACCCCTGGCCCCCTTCACCGAGGACGAGGCCCGCGGACTGCTGGCCGGCAAGGGCGTGACCGCCGAACCGGTCGTCGAGGAGGTACTGCGCCTCAGCGGCGGCCTCCCCGTCCTGGTCTCCACCCTCGCCGAGTCCCGCCCCACCGACGCGGACGACGTGGGCGACCCCAGCGCCACGGCGGTCGACCGCTTCCTGAAGTGGGAGCAGGACCCGGCACGCCGGGCCGCCGCGCTGTCCTGCGCACTGCCGAGATGGCTCGACGGCGATGTGTTCCGGGCGGCGGCCGACTGCCCCGAAGAGGAACTGGCCTCCCTCTACACGTGGTTGCGGGGCATGCCGTTCGTCGTCGAGCGGGGCGGGGGACGGCTGCGCTACCACGACGTCGTACGAGCGCCGATGCTGCGCGCCGAACGGCGACGGTCCCCACGCGAATGGGCCGGGCGGCAGCGACGGCTGGCACGGACGTTCAGGGAATGGCGGGAGGAGACCGGACGGGGGCTGGAGGACCTCTGGGCGGACGACACCTGGCGGGACCTGCGCCAGGCCGAGGCGTACCACCTCCTCTGCGCGGGCGACCGGGACGCACTGCCGCAGGCCCTGCGGGACTTCGTCCACGCCTGCGGCGCCGGTGAGGTCATGGCCGTGCGATGGGCCCGCGTCCTGGTGGACGCCGGACAGGACGCCGACGCGGAGCCGGTGGCCGAATGGGGAAGGAAGCTGACAACGGCACTCGACACGGAGAGCATCGCCGCGGCACTCGCCCTGCTGCTGAGCCACGCCGCACTCGACGCCCCGGACCAGGCCCGGGCCCGGGTGATCCGGGGCGACGAACTGCGCGGCGCGGGCGCGTACACGGATGCCCTCGCCGAGTACGACCGGGCCGTCGCCCTCGATCCCGATCTGGCCGTCGCCTACCGCTACCGGGCCGGGATCCGCGGGGACCTGGGCGACCACGACGCGGCGATCGCCGACCTCGACCGGGCCGTGGCGCTGGAGCCGAACCACGCCGGGTACGTCGCCCTGCGCGGCGAGCACCACCGCATCGCCCGGCACGACACGGAGGCGCTCCGGGACCTGACCGAAGCGATCCGCCTGGACCCGGCCAACGATTTCGCCTGGGCGTCCCGGGGCGCCACACACGAACGCCGGGGAGACCTGGACGCCGCCCTCTCCGACCTGGGCCGATCCCTGGACCTCAAGCCGGACTACGCCTGGGCCCTAGCCCGCCGCGCCCGCGTGTGGCGGTCCCTCGGCGACTCCGCCCGCCAACTGGCCGACCTCGACCGCGCCCTCGCCCTGACCCCCGACTGGCCGTGGGCCCGCTGCGAACGAGGCGACGCCCTGCGCACGGCCGGCCGCGACGAGGAAGCCGTCGCCGACCTCACCCACGCGCTCGCCCTGGACCCCGCCTACACCTCGGCGTACGCCAGCCGCGGCGCGTCCCTCGCCCACCTCGGCCGCCACACCGAAGCCCTCGCGGACCTGAACCGCGCAGTGGAACTCCGCCCGACCTACGTCTGGGCCCTGTGCCGCCGCGCCGCGCTCCACGCGACCATGGACCAGCACCAACAGGCCCGGGCGGACGTGGAACACGTACGCGACCTGGACCCCGGCGCCTTGCAACGCCTCCCGGATCCGGACCGCGCGGTACTGGGCCCGTTCCTCACGGGGTGA
- a CDS encoding serine hydrolase domain-containing protein, whose translation MKTPALLLALLTGMAVAAPHPTSHATTWNCEAPPGLQHALDELTGRHQLAGAAAEVTDPSCGRWTSAAGRADLRTGRPMNAEDRLRIGSVTKTFTATTVLQLADCLPGLVQGNGYDGRDITVRDLLRHTSGLPDHGDSLATADIDWLRHHQFTPRELVSRALQLPPPKATWHYSTTNYILAGLVIEKVTGHPAEKEISRRIIKPLKLRDTYWPGDSEHIRGRHSRSYFTTERVDGTEWNTSAGGVGGALISTPRDVNTFFEALLNGRLLSRPGLAEMRNTVPGDPDRLGPDGRYGLGLITSPLSCGDHWTGHTGSVRGGHNTISAAAPDGRQVTLVINESPRTDATTTSLIAAVDTALCAD comes from the coding sequence ATGAAGACCCCTGCCTTACTCCTGGCGCTTCTCACGGGGATGGCCGTCGCCGCCCCCCACCCCACCTCCCACGCGACCACGTGGAACTGCGAGGCGCCTCCGGGCCTGCAACACGCCTTGGACGAGCTCACCGGGAGACACCAACTCGCCGGAGCGGCGGCCGAGGTGACCGACCCGTCCTGCGGCCGCTGGACCTCCGCAGCCGGCCGGGCCGACCTCCGCACCGGACGGCCCATGAACGCCGAGGACCGTCTCCGCATCGGCAGCGTCACCAAGACCTTCACCGCCACCACGGTCCTGCAACTGGCGGACTGCCTCCCCGGCCTCGTCCAGGGCAACGGCTACGACGGCCGCGACATCACCGTGCGGGACCTTCTCCGCCACACCAGCGGACTCCCCGACCACGGCGACTCGCTGGCCACCGCCGACATCGACTGGCTGCGCCACCACCAGTTCACACCCCGAGAACTGGTCTCCCGGGCCCTGCAACTGCCGCCCCCCAAGGCCACATGGCACTACTCGACCACGAACTACATCCTGGCGGGCCTGGTCATCGAAAAGGTCACAGGCCACCCGGCGGAGAAGGAGATCTCCCGCCGGATCATCAAGCCCCTGAAACTGCGCGACACGTACTGGCCCGGCGACTCCGAGCACATCCGCGGTCGCCACTCCCGCAGCTACTTCACGACCGAGCGCGTGGACGGCACCGAGTGGAACACCTCGGCGGGCGGCGTGGGCGGCGCGCTGATCTCCACGCCCCGGGACGTGAACACGTTCTTCGAGGCCCTCCTGAACGGCCGTCTCCTCTCACGCCCCGGGCTGGCCGAGATGCGCAACACGGTCCCGGGCGACCCCGACCGACTGGGCCCGGACGGCCGCTACGGCCTCGGCCTGATCACCTCGCCCCTGTCCTGCGGAGACCACTGGACCGGCCACACCGGCTCCGTACGAGGCGGCCACAACACGATCTCCGCCGCCGCCCCCGACGGCCGTCAGGTCACCCTCGTCATCAACGAGTCCCCACGCACGGACGCGACCACGACGTCCCTCATCGCCGCGGTCGACACGGCACTCTGCGCGGACTGA
- a CDS encoding DUF397 domain-containing protein, producing the protein MGTQLDWFKSSYSGNDDADCVEVAISHPTIHIRDSKNRDGARLAFTGGAWSEFLDTQSAQSAVSTAAMRDVVVASVRGDSLMTRVT; encoded by the coding sequence GTGGGCACCCAACTCGACTGGTTCAAGAGCAGCTACAGCGGCAACGACGACGCTGATTGCGTCGAGGTCGCCATATCCCACCCCACCATCCACATCCGCGACTCCAAGAACAGGGACGGCGCCCGTCTGGCATTCACCGGCGGTGCCTGGTCCGAGTTTCTGGATACTCAGTCCGCGCAGAGTGCCGTGTCGACCGCGGCGATGAGGGACGTCGTGGTCGCGTCCGTGCGTGGGGACTCGTTGATGACGAGGGTGACCTGA
- a CDS encoding DUF397 domain-containing protein: MTTELDWFKSSYSSNDGPDCVEVAISHPTIHIRDSKNKDGAHLAVTGGAWSEFLILAAEH; encoded by the coding sequence GTGACCACTGAGCTCGACTGGTTCAAGAGCAGCTACAGCAGCAACGACGGTCCTGATTGCGTCGAGGTCGCCATATCCCACCCCACGATCCACATCCGCGACTCCAAGAACAAGGACGGCGCGCACCTGGCCGTCACCGGCGGTGCCTGGTCCGAGTTCCTGATACTCGCGGCGGAGCACTGA
- a CDS encoding helix-turn-helix domain-containing protein has translation MEDEEAAAVLRTVGRQIKMWREAAGMRQAELGSAIGYGEEMVSSVERARRVPKPDFLDKADEVLGAGGKLAVMKEDVEKARYPKKVRDLAKLEDEAVELGAYDNHQIHGLLQTPEYAQALYGMRRPAFTEDEIERHVAARMARKAVFDRVPRALITFVQEETTLRRPIGGRMVLRQQLEHLLEVAKLRHVSIQVMPTDREDHAGMAGPFRVLKLQEGKTLGHFEAQLHNRVISDPREAQILDMRYGMIRAQALSPRESLAFIEKVLGEET, from the coding sequence GTGGAGGACGAGGAAGCGGCGGCCGTACTGAGGACGGTCGGTCGGCAGATCAAGATGTGGCGCGAGGCCGCGGGGATGCGGCAGGCGGAGTTGGGCTCCGCCATCGGGTACGGGGAGGAGATGGTCTCGTCGGTGGAGCGCGCTCGGCGCGTTCCCAAGCCGGACTTCCTGGACAAGGCGGATGAGGTGTTGGGGGCGGGCGGGAAACTCGCCGTGATGAAGGAGGACGTGGAGAAGGCCCGGTATCCCAAGAAGGTGAGGGACCTGGCGAAGCTGGAGGACGAGGCCGTCGAACTCGGGGCCTACGACAACCACCAGATCCACGGACTGCTCCAGACACCGGAGTACGCCCAGGCGTTGTACGGCATGCGGCGGCCGGCATTCACCGAGGACGAGATCGAGCGGCACGTCGCCGCACGCATGGCGCGGAAGGCCGTCTTCGATCGCGTGCCGCGAGCGCTCATCACCTTTGTCCAGGAAGAGACGACGCTACGGCGGCCGATCGGGGGCAGAATGGTGCTGCGCCAACAGCTCGAACACCTGTTGGAGGTCGCCAAGTTGCGGCATGTGTCGATCCAGGTCATGCCGACGGACCGGGAGGACCACGCGGGTATGGCGGGGCCGTTCCGGGTGCTGAAGCTCCAGGAGGGCAAGACACTGGGGCACTTCGAGGCTCAGTTGCACAACCGGGTGATCAGCGACCCGCGGGAGGCCCAGATCCTCGACATGCGCTATGGAATGATCCGGGCCCAGGCCCTCTCACCCCGGGAGTCCCTGGCCTTCATTGAGAAAGTTCTGGGAGAAGAGACGTGA
- a CDS encoding ATP-binding protein encodes MSQKSLAEITTPVRHFTIQLSATRRGARLARLLTARQLDEWGEPYDAAAQVVAELASNAVLHGHVRGRDFRLGLKLRPDRVLRIEVTDARGDRIPRVPDPVEKDTEGGRGLRIVEAYTDRWGVTEAPANAKTVWAELVLRNGDLPPSSI; translated from the coding sequence ATGAGTCAGAAATCCCTCGCGGAAATCACCACCCCCGTACGCCACTTCACGATCCAGTTGTCCGCCACTCGAAGAGGTGCTCGACTGGCGCGGCTGCTCACCGCACGCCAACTCGACGAGTGGGGTGAGCCGTACGACGCCGCCGCGCAGGTCGTGGCGGAGCTGGCGTCCAACGCCGTGCTGCACGGACACGTCCGGGGCAGGGACTTCCGGCTCGGCCTGAAGCTGCGCCCCGACCGCGTGCTCCGCATCGAGGTCACGGACGCCCGGGGCGACCGGATCCCGCGCGTCCCCGACCCGGTGGAGAAGGACACCGAGGGCGGCAGGGGCTTACGCATCGTCGAGGCGTACACGGACCGCTGGGGCGTGACGGAAGCGCCGGCGAACGCCAAGACGGTCTGGGCTGAACTGGTTCTGCGCAACGGTGACTTGCCACCCTCGTCGATCTAG
- a CDS encoding GNAT family N-acetyltransferase, whose product MNDLRVRPATESDLSTLVRLRDDAARWMLTRGITGQWQPGELDESHFRRVMTHGEIWLAEADGEVAGAWELWWSDESAWGPQPPVAGYVHRLMVNRSASTPGTGRLLLRHAESRVAATGRTHVRLDCLAGNTQLTAYYRDAGYRVVGHKEGKPQPGGVPKSFTLLEKELGRAA is encoded by the coding sequence GTGAACGATCTACGCGTCCGCCCGGCCACCGAGTCCGACCTGTCCACCCTCGTCCGCCTCCGCGACGACGCGGCCCGCTGGATGCTGACCCGTGGCATCACCGGGCAGTGGCAGCCGGGAGAGCTCGACGAGTCCCACTTCCGCCGCGTCATGACCCACGGCGAGATCTGGCTCGCGGAGGCCGACGGGGAGGTCGCCGGTGCCTGGGAACTGTGGTGGTCGGACGAGTCCGCGTGGGGCCCGCAGCCGCCCGTGGCCGGATACGTACACCGCCTCATGGTGAACCGGTCCGCGTCCACGCCCGGCACGGGTCGGCTCCTGCTGCGCCACGCGGAATCCCGCGTGGCCGCGACCGGCCGCACCCACGTACGCCTGGACTGCCTGGCCGGCAACACCCAGCTCACCGCGTACTACCGCGACGCGGGCTACCGCGTAGTGGGCCACAAGGAGGGCAAGCCACAGCCGGGCGGCGTGCCCAAGTCCTTCACGCTGCTGGAGAAGGAGCTCGGGCGGGCTGCCTAG
- a CDS encoding ADP-ribosylglycohydrolase family protein: protein MGATAGAVWGRTEQQDYRSRVRGTLLGVAVGDALGTPVNGLGIDAIREAHGAEGLVDLAPAYGRRGAVTHITQLTLFSVDGLIRAHVRRDTGAWHPPTDVHRAYLRWAATQRDWGPDERRKDDGWLAREEWLYARRDPHQSLLLGLGDEIMGTPDTPKNPGEAGPEAATRSAPFGLLVGWEPQLVAQLAVECAAQTHGHPAASLAAGAYAVIVHALALGESLDGAVQRAFAMLAARPGHQPVSDALQHALGAVRQGMPGPERVTELCGAGTAESLVGAAVYCALVAADVRHGLCLAVNHDGPSAATGALTGGLLGALHGETALPPAWLAELEGRPTVLELADDFAMEMTQGPALHGPGGSSPGWLARYPRA, encoded by the coding sequence GTGGGTGCGACTGCCGGCGCCGTCTGGGGCCGTACGGAGCAGCAGGACTACCGCAGCCGGGTGCGCGGGACGCTGCTCGGCGTGGCTGTGGGGGACGCGCTGGGCACGCCCGTGAACGGGCTGGGGATCGACGCGATCAGGGAGGCGCACGGGGCCGAGGGGCTGGTCGATCTGGCCCCGGCCTACGGCAGACGCGGTGCTGTCACGCACATCACGCAGCTCACCCTGTTCTCCGTGGACGGACTGATCCGGGCCCACGTGCGCCGCGACACCGGAGCCTGGCATCCGCCGACCGATGTGCACCGGGCGTATCTGCGCTGGGCCGCCACCCAGCGGGACTGGGGGCCCGACGAGCGCCGCAAGGACGACGGCTGGCTCGCCCGGGAGGAGTGGCTGTACGCGCGGCGGGACCCGCACCAGTCCCTGTTGCTGGGGCTCGGCGACGAGATCATGGGCACCCCGGACACGCCCAAGAACCCCGGTGAGGCCGGACCCGAGGCCGCGACCCGCTCCGCCCCGTTCGGGCTGCTCGTGGGCTGGGAGCCGCAGCTCGTCGCGCAGCTCGCCGTCGAGTGCGCGGCGCAGACCCACGGCCACCCCGCCGCCTCGCTCGCGGCGGGCGCGTACGCGGTGATCGTGCACGCCCTCGCCCTCGGCGAGAGCCTCGACGGTGCCGTGCAGCGCGCCTTCGCGATGCTGGCCGCCCGCCCCGGGCACCAGCCCGTCTCGGACGCCCTCCAGCACGCGCTGGGCGCCGTACGGCAGGGCATGCCCGGCCCGGAGCGCGTGACCGAGCTGTGCGGGGCCGGTACGGCGGAGAGCCTCGTCGGCGCCGCCGTGTACTGCGCCCTCGTCGCCGCCGACGTCCGCCACGGGCTCTGCCTCGCCGTCAACCACGACGGCCCGTCCGCCGCCACCGGCGCGCTGACCGGCGGCCTGCTCGGCGCCCTGCACGGGGAAACGGCCCTCCCCCCGGCCTGGCTGGCCGAGCTGGAGGGCCGCCCCACCGTCCTGGAGCTGGCCGACGACTTCGCCATGGAGATGACCCAGGGGCCCGCCCTGCACGGGCCCGGGGGGTCGTCGCCGGGGTGGCTCGCCCGCTACCCCCGCGCCTGA
- a CDS encoding sodium:solute symporter family protein yields the protein MNGLDWAVLIGYFAVMVAIGVWSHKRVDNVSDFFTAGGKMPWWLSGISHHMSGYSAVMFTGYAGIAYTYGVTSFVTWSFPIALGIAIGSKLFAPRINRLRSRLHVASPLEYLKNRYDLKTQQALAWSGMLLKIVDVGAKWAAIATLLSVFTGISLNQGILITGGITAVYCTIGGLWADALTELGQFIIQLLAGIAMFVAVFVRLDDHGGFSGVWDSPELQGHDKPLVGPYGTVFLLAFLFIKLFEYNGGMLNQAQRYMATPNAKEAERSARLSAILWLVWPLVLFFPMWMSPLLVESQKPDGSDSYALMTEQLLPHGLLGLVIVGFFSHTMAMCSSDANAIAAVFTRDCAPVIWSRARTWNQGQGLRVARIATVVFLGLSMAAATQVNSPAFKDIITVVIKWVAGLMGPMAIPMMLGLLRAFRRSGPTAALTSWSMGLLAFWLVNYPIHWNVEGGVPLQYQVSIPLAVSLVLYILVGWIKPEDTPERLALIEKINTDGDGTAAAAIPTPAGPADGVVRTTTRE from the coding sequence ATGAACGGTCTCGACTGGGCCGTGCTCATCGGCTATTTCGCCGTGATGGTCGCGATCGGCGTCTGGTCGCACAAACGCGTGGACAACGTCAGCGACTTCTTCACCGCCGGCGGCAAGATGCCCTGGTGGCTCTCCGGCATCTCCCACCACATGTCGGGCTACAGCGCGGTGATGTTCACCGGGTACGCGGGCATCGCCTACACCTACGGCGTCACCTCCTTCGTCACCTGGTCCTTCCCGATCGCCCTCGGCATCGCCATCGGGTCCAAACTCTTCGCGCCGCGCATCAACCGGTTACGCTCACGCCTCCATGTGGCGTCCCCGCTGGAGTACCTGAAGAACCGCTACGACCTGAAGACCCAGCAGGCGCTGGCCTGGTCGGGCATGCTGCTGAAGATCGTCGACGTGGGCGCCAAGTGGGCGGCGATCGCCACGCTGCTGTCCGTCTTCACCGGGATCTCCCTCAACCAGGGCATCCTCATCACCGGCGGCATCACGGCGGTCTACTGCACGATCGGCGGCCTGTGGGCGGACGCGCTGACCGAACTGGGCCAGTTCATCATCCAGTTGCTGGCCGGCATCGCGATGTTCGTCGCCGTCTTCGTACGGCTCGACGACCACGGCGGCTTCTCCGGGGTCTGGGACTCCCCCGAACTCCAGGGCCACGACAAGCCGTTGGTCGGCCCGTACGGCACGGTCTTCCTGCTCGCGTTCCTCTTCATCAAGCTCTTCGAGTACAACGGCGGCATGCTCAACCAGGCCCAGCGCTACATGGCCACGCCGAACGCGAAGGAGGCCGAACGCTCCGCGCGGCTCTCGGCGATCCTGTGGCTGGTCTGGCCGCTGGTGCTGTTCTTCCCCATGTGGATGTCGCCGCTGCTGGTCGAGTCGCAGAAGCCGGACGGCTCCGACTCCTACGCCCTGATGACCGAACAGCTCCTCCCGCACGGCCTGCTGGGCCTCGTCATCGTCGGCTTCTTCTCGCACACCATGGCCATGTGCTCCTCCGACGCCAACGCCATCGCGGCGGTGTTCACCCGGGACTGCGCGCCGGTGATCTGGTCCAGGGCCAGGACGTGGAACCAGGGGCAGGGCCTGCGGGTCGCCCGGATCGCGACGGTCGTCTTCCTCGGTCTGTCCATGGCGGCGGCGACGCAGGTCAACTCCCCCGCGTTCAAGGACATCATCACCGTCGTCATCAAGTGGGTGGCCGGACTGATGGGCCCGATGGCCATCCCGATGATGCTGGGCCTGCTGCGCGCGTTCCGCCGCTCCGGACCGACCGCGGCCCTCACCAGCTGGTCGATGGGCCTGCTCGCCTTCTGGCTGGTGAACTACCCGATCCACTGGAACGTCGAGGGCGGCGTCCCGCTCCAGTACCAGGTCTCGATCCCGCTGGCGGTCTCCCTGGTCCTCTACATCCTCGTCGGCTGGATCAAGCCGGAGGACACCCCGGAGCGGCTGGCACTGATCGAGAAGATCAACACGGACGGGGACGGGACGGCGGCGGCCGCCATCCCGACGCCGGCCGGTCCGGCGGACGGGGTGGTGCGGACGACGACCCGGGAGTGA
- a CDS encoding SDR family oxidoreductase, whose translation MSLLAGKTVVVSGVGAGLGRQVVAAVLRDGGRAVLGARTEASLAKTAAELDPGGARTAHRAVDITDEARCEALAGLAVERFGGIDAVVHVAALDSYFGGVEDADFESWRAVLDVNLLGTLRMTRACLPALKEGGGGAVVFIGTQSAVAAPSQVRQAAYAASKGALTSAMYSLARELGPHRIRVNTVLPGWMWGPPVQAYVHFTAQTEGVSEDAVLERLTGRMALPELAADSDVADAAVFLASDRARAITGQSLLVNAGELMR comes from the coding sequence ATGTCGCTGCTCGCGGGAAAGACGGTTGTGGTGTCGGGGGTCGGGGCCGGGCTGGGGCGGCAGGTCGTGGCGGCCGTCCTGCGGGACGGCGGGCGGGCCGTGCTCGGTGCCCGGACGGAGGCGAGCCTGGCGAAGACGGCAGCCGAGCTCGACCCCGGCGGGGCGCGCACCGCCCACCGGGCCGTCGACATCACCGACGAGGCGCGGTGCGAGGCGCTGGCGGGGCTGGCGGTGGAGCGGTTCGGGGGGATCGACGCGGTGGTGCATGTGGCCGCGCTGGACAGTTACTTCGGCGGTGTCGAGGACGCGGATTTCGAGAGCTGGCGTGCGGTGCTGGACGTGAATCTGCTGGGCACGCTGCGGATGACCCGGGCCTGTCTGCCGGCGCTGAAGGAGGGCGGCGGCGGGGCGGTGGTGTTCATCGGGACGCAGTCGGCGGTGGCGGCTCCGTCGCAGGTGCGGCAGGCGGCGTACGCGGCGTCGAAGGGGGCGCTGACGAGCGCGATGTACTCGCTGGCGCGGGAGCTGGGGCCGCATCGGATCCGGGTCAACACCGTGCTGCCGGGCTGGATGTGGGGGCCGCCGGTGCAGGCGTATGTGCACTTCACGGCGCAGACGGAGGGCGTGTCCGAGGATGCCGTCCTGGAGCGGCTGACCGGGCGGATGGCGCTGCCCGAGTTGGCGGCGGACTCGGATGTGGCCGACGCGGCGGTGTTCCTGGCGTCGGACCGGGCCCGGGCGATCACCGGGCAGTCATTGCTGGTCAACGCAGGGGAGTTGATGCGATGA